CAACCAGATCGCCACGAAGCTCAACTCCGGCGGCCATCCGCACCCTGGGGACAGCGCCCTCCTCGCCCAGACCGACCGCACCCTGGACGCGGTCGGTGAGGCTGTGCGCCACATCGCGGCAGCCGCGAACCAGGCCGTCAGCCACAAGGCGGCCCGATGATCGCGAAGATCACCGGCGGCAAGGACACCGCCAACCTGATCCGCTACCTCTACAACACGAAGAAGAAGGGCCACACCGACCCGCACCTGGTCGCCTCCTGGGATGGCTTCGCTCCCGACCCCGGCCGCGCCGATGACTTCGACGCCACCAAGCGGGCTCTCGTCGCCGACCTCGACCTGCACGTCAAGCAGGCCGAGCGGCTCGGCCGCGCGCCCGAACGCCATACGTGGCACTGCTCGGTCCGCGCTGCCAAGACCGACCGCATCCTGAGTGACGAGGAGTGGGGCGACACCGCCCGCCGCGTTGTCGCCGCCACCGGCATCGCTCCGGAAGGTGATCCGGACGGCTGTCGCTGGGTCGCCGTCCGCCACGCCGACGACCACATCCACATCGCCGCCACCACCGTCCGCGCCGACCTGCGCACGGCACGCCACTGGAACGACTACCTCACCGCCGACCGTGAACTCGCTGCCATTGAGAGGGAGTACGGCCTGTTCCAGATCGTGCGTGGGGATCGCACCGCCGCGAAGCGGCCCACCCGCGCAGAGCAGGAGAAGGCCAAGCGCGCGGGACAGACCCGCACCGCCCGCGAACGCCTGCGCACCACGGTGCGTACCGCCGTGGCTGCCGCCACCAGCACTGAGGAGTTCGTCTACCTGCTGGAGCACGCCGATGGCGTGCTCGTGGACGTCAAGCACTTCCCGTCCGGGGATGTACGCGGCTACACGGTCGCCCTCGAAGGTGACGTCAACGGCACACAGGAACCGATCTGGTACTCCGGCTCCGAACTCTCCCCGGACCTGTCCTTTCCCAAGATCCGAAAGCGCCTCGACGCCACCGAGCCGAAGCAAGGCCCACGCAAGACCAACCCATGGCACCAAGCCACCGCCGTAACGGAACGCATCCCCAACCGCCTTGAGCGCGGCGAGGATGCAGCGGCTCAGGCCCACCTGGCCGCCCTCGGTGAAGCCCTTGACGCCCTGCCCCTTCGCGCACCCCAGGCGATTCGGCCCCAACTCATGCAGGCAGCTGAGGTGTTCGAGCGCGCCACTCGCTCCCGCATCCAGGCCGAGCACCAGCACGCCCGCGCCCTACGCGGCGCCGTGCGAGCCATGGTCCGCGAGCCCGCCCCCAAGGACGGCGCCCTCCTGGCGATGTTCCTCGACGCCGCGATCCTCGCCGTCATCGCCGCCGCCCGCTGGCACCAGCTCCGCCATCACGACCAACAGGTGGCCGCAGCCCACCAGACCCTGGTCCATCTGCAGGCTGCCTACGAGCAGACAGCCACCGCACCGCTGACCGCGCTCGCCCAGCGCCGCCCACCCACGCAGGTAGTGGAGCGGCACATCCTCCTCATCCGGCAGACAGTGCCCGATCACGCGGAACAGGTACTGGAGGATCTGGCCTTCGACGCACTCACAGCCGTGCTCGCGGACGCCGAGAAGGCCGGCCATGACCCGAAGCAGCTCCTGCAGCAGGCCGCCGACCAGCGTGCGCTGGACGATGCCCGCCGCCCCGCGCGAGTCCTGACCTGGCGCGTCGAACGCCTCAGCACGAGGTCGGCGCCCAGCACCCGCGCTCGTGCGGCACAAGCACAGAGTGCGGCACGCCGTCCGAGCATGACGGTGTCGTCGCCACTGGCTACTCCGGCGCCACCGCCACCGCCGTCGCAGGCGCGGCGACGCTGACACTCCCTCCGTGCGCTGTACTTGAATTCGTCGCTATGCGGCTTCGACTCCAGGTGCGGCGCCGGGTGCGCTTGTCCCGACTCGGGACAACCGCTCTGCCCACACGGTGGCTTGGGCCAGGTGCTCGGCCTGCAGCCCGACATGCGGGTCGGGCTGGATGAGAAGGGTCGCCATGCCACGGGCGGTGCGTTCGGCGGCCCATGTGTGGTCGAGGCCGGTGAAGTCGTCGTCGATCCAGATCGCGGGTGCATCGCCCAGCCACGTGTCGACGTAATCCCGCTTCCACAGGTAACCGTTCGGGTGGCTGGTGGTGATCTGCGGGCGCGGGAGGTCGACGTACGGCAGCGGCGGCAGGCCCAGAAGCGGGCCGATCAGAGTGGTGGCGTCCCGGCGCCAGCTGGTGCACCAGATCGGGCTGACCGTTCCGTTTCGGAACACGTCCATGAGCAGGCGCCCGTGGTCGGGGTTGAGCCAGATGGCAACGGGGTCGTCAGCGCTGCGGCCATCGGGTACGACATCGTGCCCTACGTGAGTGGCCGGAGTGGTTCCGTCGTCGTCCGGGAACGGTATGAGGACACCGTCTATGTCGAGGAGCAGGTAGGGCTGGCGCATCGGTTCCTCCAGGGGAGCTGGAGCGGGGTCAGAGCTTGCGGGCGGTGATCAGCAAGGTGGTGGGCCAGCGGCCGTGGCGAGCGTCGTGGAACTCCTGAGCTGAGGTGAGCCAGAAGCCCGCGCGGGAGAGGTGTGTCTCCCAACGGCCGGCGTCGAAGTCCCATCGAGCGACAGGGAGTCGGGTGCGGTCCGGGAGCATCACGTGATCACGACGTGGCCGATCGTCCGCTGAGGGACGGCGGCCTCCACGCTCGGGGTGGGGCACCGTGAAGGCCAGGATCCGGCCGGGCTTCACGTGCTGGGCTATCGCCGGGAGCAGGAGTTCGGGTGCGACCAGGCCGACAGCGCCGAAGACCGAGTAGATGGCGTCGAACCGCTCGTCACTGGCTTGCAGGTAGTGCAGAGCGTGGCCGGCAACGAAGGTGAGGTTGCTGAGACGTCCATAGTGGGAGCGAGCTCGGCGGACTTGAAGGCCCACGAGGTCGAGGCCGGTGACGTGCGCTCCGTGCCGGGTGGCGAGGTGGGCGGCGTTGTGGCCGGGGCCGCAGCCGAGTTCGAGCAGCCGCTTCCCGGCCAGGTCGGGGCCGAGTATCTCGGCGCCGGGGCCGCTGCCGGGCCTGGTGGTCCATTCCATCCTGGCCGGTACGGGAAGTGGTTCGGCGGGGCGAGCGGTGCGCTGGAGTGCGTGCGCGTGCCAGGGGGATGCCTGAGCGAGCGACATCTAGACCTCCAGGAGCCGGAGGGCATCGGTGAGATGGCGGCGTACGACCTTGATGTACGCGGGGTCGGTGGCCGGGTCGTTGATCCAGCGGATGGCCTGCTCCATGAACCACTCCACCGCCCACACCCGGTGCCAGCCCAGCGCCCATTTCTCAGCGGGGAGACCACCGCGCTCGGCAAGGGCGTCGGGAGTGCCGCCTTCGGCGACATACGTCTCCAGGAAGACACGCAGACGTGTGGGGTCGGGCTCCTCGAGGGTGCCGTGCCAGCCGGCGAGGTCGAGCAGGCCAGGGCCGGTGAAGGCGCGGGCGAAATCCAGGAGCCGCCAGCCGCGTTGGCCGATGTGGAGGCTGGTTGGGTGGAACTCGGAGTGCACCCAGCCGAACGGCTCCGTCATCGCTCCCGCCGAGCGAGCCTCGGCGGCCTGAACCAGCCGGTCGAGCGCACCCTCGACGTCGTCCGCATCCTGCCACCGCTCGGCCTTTCGGAGCTGGTCGAGGTGGTCCAGTGCGCGGCTGGGCAGGGATCGCAGGGCTTGCTGGTCGAAGAGGGGCAGGGCCGGCGCGCTACGTGTGCGGTGCAGGACCACGGCTGCGGCGGCGCCGTCGAGGTCGTCGGCGTCACGGATGGGGGTGCCGAGGTCCTCCAGCAGCATCCCCAGCCAGCCGTCCAGTGTCGCGGAAGCGTGGACCTTCGGGACCGGAACACCGAGGGTATGAGCGAGGCGGAGGGCTTGGTCCTCACTGTCGAAGGGCTTCTTGGCGTACTTGAAGATGGCGGTGGAGCCGTCGGAGAGTGTCAATCGTTCGACGCCGGACATGGACCAGACGCGCACCTCGTCGCGCGCTACGGCGGACTTGCCAGTGGCGGTCAGCACGTTGTCCAACAGTTCGGCGTTGAGGTTCGCGTCCATCAGGGACTCCTGTGGTTGAAGGCGTCCGGGGCGGGCGAGAGTGCCGGCCCGCCCCGGAGCCGGGCGTACGGGCTATGCGGCGGGTGCTACCCGGTGGGCGTAGACCTGCTCGATCCAACCGGCCTTGAACTCGGCAAGGTCGTCACGGAAGTTGGCCATCGACGCACCGTAGGGCGCGACGACTCCACCGGACTGATCCGGCACGGACTGGCAGCCGTGCACGAGCCGCCCGCCGAGCGCGGCGTGGGCCTTGATGGACTCGATGCGGCGGTGCTCGTTGAACCAGCCGCCGTGGTAGACCTCGTCCAGCAGGCCACCCATCTCCACGT
The sequence above is drawn from the Streptomyces sp. NBC_01465 genome and encodes:
- a CDS encoding relaxase/mobilization nuclease domain-containing protein, producing the protein MIAKITGGKDTANLIRYLYNTKKKGHTDPHLVASWDGFAPDPGRADDFDATKRALVADLDLHVKQAERLGRAPERHTWHCSVRAAKTDRILSDEEWGDTARRVVAATGIAPEGDPDGCRWVAVRHADDHIHIAATTVRADLRTARHWNDYLTADRELAAIEREYGLFQIVRGDRTAAKRPTRAEQEKAKRAGQTRTARERLRTTVRTAVAAATSTEEFVYLLEHADGVLVDVKHFPSGDVRGYTVALEGDVNGTQEPIWYSGSELSPDLSFPKIRKRLDATEPKQGPRKTNPWHQATAVTERIPNRLERGEDAAAQAHLAALGEALDALPLRAPQAIRPQLMQAAEVFERATRSRIQAEHQHARALRGAVRAMVREPAPKDGALLAMFLDAAILAVIAAARWHQLRHHDQQVAAAHQTLVHLQAAYEQTATAPLTALAQRRPPTQVVERHILLIRQTVPDHAEQVLEDLAFDALTAVLADAEKAGHDPKQLLQQAADQRALDDARRPARVLTWRVERLSTRSAPSTRARAAQAQSAARRPSMTVSSPLATPAPPPPPSQARRR
- a CDS encoding HAD domain-containing protein → MRQPYLLLDIDGVLIPFPDDDGTTPATHVGHDVVPDGRSADDPVAIWLNPDHGRLLMDVFRNGTVSPIWCTSWRRDATTLIGPLLGLPPLPYVDLPRPQITTSHPNGYLWKRDYVDTWLGDAPAIWIDDDFTGLDHTWAAERTARGMATLLIQPDPHVGLQAEHLAQATVWAERLSRVGTSAPGAAPGVEAA
- a CDS encoding class I SAM-dependent methyltransferase; its protein translation is MSLAQASPWHAHALQRTARPAEPLPVPARMEWTTRPGSGPGAEILGPDLAGKRLLELGCGPGHNAAHLATRHGAHVTGLDLVGLQVRRARSHYGRLSNLTFVAGHALHYLQASDERFDAIYSVFGAVGLVAPELLLPAIAQHVKPGRILAFTVPHPERGGRRPSADDRPRRDHVMLPDRTRLPVARWDFDAGRWETHLSRAGFWLTSAQEFHDARHGRWPTTLLITARKL
- a CDS encoding phosphotransferase family protein encodes the protein MDANLNAELLDNVLTATGKSAVARDEVRVWSMSGVERLTLSDGSTAIFKYAKKPFDSEDQALRLAHTLGVPVPKVHASATLDGWLGMLLEDLGTPIRDADDLDGAAAAVVLHRTRSAPALPLFDQQALRSLPSRALDHLDQLRKAERWQDADDVEGALDRLVQAAEARSAGAMTEPFGWVHSEFHPTSLHIGQRGWRLLDFARAFTGPGLLDLAGWHGTLEEPDPTRLRVFLETYVAEGGTPDALAERGGLPAEKWALGWHRVWAVEWFMEQAIRWINDPATDPAYIKVVRRHLTDALRLLEV